From Dasypus novemcinctus isolate mDasNov1 chromosome 8, mDasNov1.1.hap2, whole genome shotgun sequence, the proteins below share one genomic window:
- the DIPK1B gene encoding LOW QUALITY PROTEIN: divergent protein kinase domain 1B (The sequence of the model RefSeq protein was modified relative to this genomic sequence to represent the inferred CDS: deleted 1 base in 1 codon), which translates to MRPLRRLAHLVLFCPFSKGLQGRLPGLRVKYAFLAWLAVLAGSWMVYVRYSSYADLCRGHVCQAIICDQYHKGVISGSICRDLCDLRQVEWGACLSPAPGQQVYGGRWQGKEILIKCGLEEALGTEARPDPTLRRERVLFHKPTRGTSIREFREMTLSFLKANLGDLPSLPALVGQVLLMADFNRDSRVSLAEARSAWALAQRHEVLLLLSLQATGHAPRLLGFCGDLYLTEGAPRGAALPALLQPLLPPALHGTLQQWLGPAWPWRAKIALGLLEFVEELFHGAHGTFYMCETTLANVGYTGRYDFRMADLQQVAPEAAVRRFLQGRRCEHSHDCTYGRDCRAPCDQLMRQCKGDLLQPNLAKVCELLRDYLLPGAPAGLREELGAQLRTCTTLSGLASQVEAHHSLVLSHLKALLWREISDTKYS; encoded by the exons ATGCGGCCGCTGCGGCGCCTGGCGCACCTGGTGCTCTTCTGCCCGTTCTCCAAGGGCCTGCAG GGCCGACTCCCGGGCCTCAGGGTCAAGTACGCCTTCCTGGCGTGGCTGGCCGTGCTGGCGGGCAGCTGGATGGTGTATGTGCGCTACTCCTCCTACGCGGACCTCTGCCGTGGGCACGTCTGCCAGGCCATCATC TGTGACCAGTACCACAAGGGCGTCATCTCGGGCTCCATCTGCCGGGACCTGTGCGACCTGCGCCAGGTGGAGTGGGGGGCCTGCCTGTCGCCCGCCCCCGGGCAGCAG GTGTACGGCGGGCGGTGGCAGGGCAAGGAGATTCTCATCAAGTGCGGCCtggaggaggccctgggcactgagGCGCGGCCGGACCCCACCCTCCGGCGGGAGCGGGTGCTGTTCCACAAGCCCACCCGGGGCACCTCCATTAGGGAGTTCCGCGAGATGACCCTCAGCTTCCTCAAG GCGAACCTGGGGGACCTGCCCTCGCTGCCGGCGCTCGTCGGCCAGGTCCTCCTGATGGCCGACTTCAACCGCGACAGCCGGGTGTCCCTGGCGGAGGCCCGGTCCGCGTGGGCCCTGGCGCAGCGCCACgaggtgctgctgctgctctcGCTGCAGGCCACGGGGCACGCGCCCCGGCTGCTGGGCTTCTGCGGGGACCTGTACCTCACCGAGGGCGCCCCGCGTGGCGCCGCGCTGCCTGCGCTGCTGCAGCCCCTGCTGCCCCCCGCCTTGCACGGCACCCTGCAGCAGTGGCTGGGGCCTGCGTGGCCCTGGCGGGCCAAGATCGCACTGGGCCTGCTGGAATTCGTGGAGGAGCTCTTCCATGGCGCCCACGGCACCTTCTACATGTGTGAGACCACGCTGGCCAACGTGGGCTACACGGGCAGGTACGACTTCAGGATGGCCGACCTGCAGCAGGTGGCCCCCGAGGCGGCTGTGCGCCGCTTCCTGCAGGGCCGCCGCTGTGAGCACAGCCACGACTGCACCTATGGCCGCGACTGCCGGGCGCCGTGCGACCAGCTCATGCGCCAGTGCAAGGGCGACCTCCTGCAGCCCAACCTGGCCAAGGTGTGCGAGCTGCTGCGCGACTACCTGCTGCCTGGCGCCCCCGCCGGCCTGCGTGAGGAGCTTGGGGCT CAGCTGCGCACCTGCACCACGCTGAGCGGCCTGGCCAGCCAGGTGGAGGCGCACCACTCACTGGTGCTCAGCCACCTCAAGGCGCTGCTCTGGAGGGAGATCTCCGACACCAAGTACTCGTGA